Genomic window (Marinifilum sp. JC120):
CTCCGCCCTCGGCCCTTCCGGGCCGCCCCTGGGGGGACGGGCTCCGCTCCACAACGGCTATGGCTGCTGCCTACCAAGGCATGAAACCGGGACGGTAGACTCCACCTTAAAATGACCGATCAGTGTCCAAAGGATGGGGGAAGGCGCATGGCTCCAGATTGAAGTGCCCTATAGATGACGGACAGTCTTCGAGAGGTTAAGGTCAGCTCACGATGTAGCCGATCACGCTTCAGGTAATCCCGGTACGGCTCATGGCGGGTCAACTTTTCCGGATGAATCATATTGTAGGCAATATGCATATGCACATTGTTGGTGTTCTTGTGGACGCCGCAATGCCGCTGGTGATCCTCAAATCCGAGCGTCTTTGCGAACTCCAGCTCAATGGCTTTGAATTTCTCAGGGGTAAGCTCCGCTTCATCTTCCGGACGGAATGAAACGATAAGATGGTAGGTTTTCTCTTTGCTGGTGCGCTGATTGAGATCCTGCGTATCGAGGACCTCCTGAATAGCAAGCTCGTAATCCTTCCCGGCCCAACATCCTTCACACCACGAGAACAAGGTCTTCTCGCCTTTGTTCTTGGCATCAGCAATATAATCAGCCAATCGACGGTAATTATCGTTCTGGGGCTTACAAGCAATCCGGCGGCTGATCATATGGACCTGACCTTTTCAACTATTTGATGCTGCAACCGACGAAGATCTTCCAGCATAGCTTCAACATCAGTGCGATGTTCGTCATCATCAAGAATCCACATCTTGAGCAGTCCGCCCAGACGACCTTGATCGGCATTAAGCTTCAGAAGCTCCCGGCGCGCCTGCTGGTCTGCACGGCTTTTAATCTCATGCCCCAGACAAACGGCCTTCGCAAAAGCGGACACAGATATGCTGCACTGCTTAGCCGTAGCGCAGATCTGCTCATACTCCTCATCGGAAACGTAGACTTTGATGACTCTTTTCTTACTGGGCACGAAGATACTCCAACGGTGTCATTTCCAAACAACATGCGTTGAGCCGAAGGCGAATAAGCCAACCTCAGCCCCATGGCTGTGCAGGACGTAAGGTCGGCCACTTTGAAAAAGTGGGCCTACCTTACCTGTCCTGCCTTCGGACTCCGGGAGATTATAATGGAATTTGCTGGATTAGGGCAAGCACTCAAAAAAATATACAATAATACTGCATAGTAAAGCATCATAAACGATAATAAAGCATAATAGACAAAAACATGACGAATCTGTAGACAAAACACACTATATCATGCTTAATAGCGACTCACATATAATCATCAACCAGATACCTCAGAACAACTACACAATAAATGACTATACCTCAGACAACAAAAGCACCTTCGATTTCATTAGATAAACGAATTGTTCCAGGCAAAGTTATATCTGTTGGTTTAGAAGCTATACGGCTTGAGCTTTCAGACGAAAGTCCAGTACGAGGACATGGAAGGATGACCATACGAGACCTTCCTAAAAATAAAACGATGGTAGACTTTAGTGTAGGACAAATTATAAACGTTTTTCTATTAAAGCCTTCCACAAAAAACACAGACCTCTGGTTTGTTAGCGGACGTCTGGCAAACAAAACTCATAATCCATGGTTTTCTAATTTTTTCTTTAGTGGCATCGAAGTAAAAGGCACTGCAATTAGCTATGTCGAGGATTATGCCGTAATCGTTGAATTAGACAATGGATTAGATGCTTTTCTTCATCGTAAAAACATACCCGGCGCTCCGAGGACTCCTATCCATGAGATAATACACATAGGGGATCGCATTGCGTCTCTCATTATTGATGCGGACAGTGAGACCCTCAGACTAGACATATCGATAACCGAACTTCTTAAAATAAAAGAAAAAAAAGAGTTTGATAATCGAGCAGAGACACAAAAAGACAAAAGGAAAAGACACCCTGATAGTTCTGCTCAAGAAAAGACAACTCAAAACCACCTAGACGTTGTACCACACAAAACAAAAGTTCTTCTTATAGACGACGACCAATTTTTCGTCCAAGCAATCCGCAACTGGCTAAGCAACCTTGGAATTGAGAATTACTCTTACACAACCACGCAAGCCATTCTGCAATGCATATCAAGCGACCATCCCACACATATATTATTAGATTTTGATTTAAAAGACAGGACGCTTGAAGAAGAGATAACTTATATATTACAAAACAAGACTACAACACTTAACATATCATACATATCATCAGCGTGGGACCTTGCATATGAAAAAGCTAAACAAAAAGAATATGAGTTTATTCCTAAACCAATAGATCTCTCTCACCTTTTAGAATGGCTAAAAACAGGCATAGGAGTAAAAAAACAATTATCAACAGCTGAACAAAGAGCTAGCCCTGATATTCTTTGGGGACCAAGCGCGCAGGAGCGCAAAGTTTTACGCCAAGCGAATCGATTTTTATTTGAGCTATGCAACGAGGTAAACTGTCAAGCTGCATTATGGGTAAAACGTGAACGAGAAGGAGTCTATTCGGTAAGGGCTTTTTATGGATTAAAAAAGAATGAGCTAAAAAGACTTGAACCACGCTACAATCAATGTCTTTTTACTGGAGTCATAAGTAGTGAGCAAGAGACAAGTCAAAACAAATCAAAAAGTGACCCTCTGTGGGAAATCGCTCCCCCCCAAGTGGGGCAGATATGGGGAATTCCACTAAAAGCCCACAATAAAACTGAGAGGGCTTTAGTTTTTTTTAGCAAAACTCCCTTAAGTGCTAGTGACAAAGAATTTATACGTAATCAACGCCCAAGGATGCGAGACCTAATTGACAGGCTAGAACTAATCTTGACGGTTAGAGAGCTTGTCACTTTCAGCACAGCCGGAAAAATTTCATCCGGTTTAATTCACGAGCTACGAGGAGCCATGTCTCCGATTAGAATGGGTCTTAAACGTTTACGTCGAAAAATCAGCCGTGGAGACTACCTAAATAACACAGATGCTCTCCTGAAAGACATATACGAAATTGAAGAGCGAGCTGAAAAGGCAGAAAAACTGTCAAAAAATAACTTGAACAAAATACAATACAACCGACGTGAAATAATTCGT
Coding sequences:
- a CDS encoding conjugal transfer protein TraJ; this encodes MPSKKRVIKVYVSDEEYEQICATAKQCSISVSAFAKAVCLGHEIKSRADQQARRELLKLNADQGRLGGLLKMWILDDDEHRTDVEAMLEDLRRLQHQIVEKVRSI
- a CDS encoding S1 RNA-binding domain-containing protein; this translates as MTIPQTTKAPSISLDKRIVPGKVISVGLEAIRLELSDESPVRGHGRMTIRDLPKNKTMVDFSVGQIINVFLLKPSTKNTDLWFVSGRLANKTHNPWFSNFFFSGIEVKGTAISYVEDYAVIVELDNGLDAFLHRKNIPGAPRTPIHEIIHIGDRIASLIIDADSETLRLDISITELLKIKEKKEFDNRAETQKDKRKRHPDSSAQEKTTQNHLDVVPHKTKVLLIDDDQFFVQAIRNWLSNLGIENYSYTTTQAILQCISSDHPTHILLDFDLKDRTLEEEITYILQNKTTTLNISYISSAWDLAYEKAKQKEYEFIPKPIDLSHLLEWLKTGIGVKKQLSTAEQRASPDILWGPSAQERKVLRQANRFLFELCNEVNCQAALWVKREREGVYSVRAFYGLKKNELKRLEPRYNQCLFTGVISSEQETSQNKSKSDPLWEIAPPQVGQIWGIPLKAHNKTERALVFFSKTPLSASDKEFIRNQRPRMRDLIDRLELILTVRELVTFSTAGKISSGLIHELRGAMSPIRMGLKRLRRKISRGDYLNNTDALLKDIYEIEERAEKAEKLSKNNLNKIQYNRREIIRVDSCIRQILSSFSTQASRHNTALEHIHPEQDLTVNLPPEVFEQPLINLIDNAIYHIGSRQWGRIQVEVQIKHTSPMPLHIIIRDNGLGMNADQQTNLFKPRKSSKGLQGVGMGTYLSRNITRAVGGDIKLIESFRWVGSSFVIMLPMTLKDMSGEQ